A single Elaeis guineensis isolate ETL-2024a chromosome 15, EG11, whole genome shotgun sequence DNA region contains:
- the LOC105058850 gene encoding lipid phosphate phosphatase epsilon 1, chloroplastic-like, which produces MQSPALHPPLIKTLMPIWSHRLPALKNPILMQGIRSKSHLDVRLRISKSPGMMELAGADAFKSRNGVEGGGVGEIPGNRPLRFQSSINRMSKWLVAGVFGLIVLWKHDAPAMWAAMGSVINAWLSVSLKWMLNHPRPDSALRSDPGMPSSHAQSIFYSAFVAVLSLVNWLGINLLTVTVGIVTLTTAGYLSWLRVSQQLHTVGQVLVGAVVGSTCSITWLWMWHSFVLKAFISSILVRILVVLSSVTFCMAFLLYVALYWLRDKQ; this is translated from the exons ATGCAATCCCCAGCTCTTCATCCTCCGCTCATCAAAACCCTTATGCCCATCTGGTCTCATCGGCTCCCTGCATTGAAAAATCCGATTTTGATGCAGGGAATACGCTCAAAAAGCCATCTTGATGTAAGATTGAGGATTTCTAAGTCTCCGGGCATGATGGAATTGGCTGGGGCTGACGCTTTCAAGAGCAGGAATGGTGTTGAAGGGGGTGGAGTGGGTGAAATCCCAGGGAACCGACCATTGAGGTTCCAATCGAGTATTAATCGAATG agcaagtggtTGGTGGCAGGTGTTTTTGGGCTCATCGTGCTGTGGAAGCATGATGCACCAGCCATGTGGGCTGCGATGGGATCGGTTATAAATGCGTGGCTTTCGGTTAGTTTGAAGTGGATGCTAAATCATCCAAGACCTGACTCTGCTTTGAGATCTGATCCTGGAATGCCATCGTCGCATGCGCAGTCCATCTTCTATTCTGCATTCGTTGCAGTTCTTTCAT TGGTCAACTGGCTGGGGATAAATTTACTCACTGTAACTGTAGGGATTGTCACCTTGACAACTGCCGGTTATCTT TCATGGCTGAGGGTATCCCAACAACTTCACACTGTCGGCCAAGTCCTAGTTGGTGCTGTGGTGGGATCCACCTGCAGTATTACATGGCTCTGGATGTGGCATTCTTTTGTATTGAAAGCATTTATTTCCTCTATATTGGTTCGGATCTTGGTGGTTCTCAGTTCAGTAACATTCTGCATGGCCTTCTTGCTTTATGTAGCTCTGTACTGGCTCAGGGACAAGCAATAA
- the LOC105058765 gene encoding inositol-pentakisphosphate 2-kinase IPK1 isoform X1, whose product MAMLLRAEDAKDWIYKGEGAANIVLSYRGSSLFLLGKVLRIQKVPKGSTKSVNGCAVLSRHEKLLWGDVEELVESKSKDIAQQNYIKHVMSHMLGPKYIDEGTYVTVSREFLESVEKNVHDQRPAWRINAAEVDTSCDSAFLISDHSVFTGTPRGDFCVAVEIKPKCGFLPSSEFITKANAIKKSVTRFRMHQFLKLHQGEISNISEYNPLDLFSGSKDRIYQAITTLFATPQNNFRIFLNGSLIFGGLGGGMDSAAVRSHEENTAIKDLIKVSGLQLPGFLELVAEAIFSSGVLDKLLATQKLDVLDIEGAIHAYYNIISQPCMVCKNLGDPELLDQYSLLHSFPLDKSLKILRDYLIAATAKDCSLMISFRPVQGGSAASGYNSIFLESSNQNFEYKAYFIDLDMKPLEKMVHYYELDQKIVIFYMKSKDLGGSLCDSITQGDIMRRRGRYAGVQFQFSQTEAGTSSSTQQPEASSAAQHSESCPSSSAQHDPPVHQSDDEIHMQDGSGRVRPRRGPTVVRDVW is encoded by the exons ATGGCAATGCTACTAAGAGCTGAAGACGCAAAGGACTGGATTTATAAAGGAGAAGGAGCTGCCAATATCGTCCTGAGCTATCGTGGTTCCTctctcttcttg CTTGGAAAAGTATTACGGATACAGAAGGTTCCAAAAGGCTCAACAAAATCTGTGAATGGATGTGCAGTCCTATCTAGGCATGAAAAACTTCTTTGGGGAGATGTTGAAGAACTTGTAGAATCCAAATCAAAAGATATTGCTCAGCAAAATTATATCAAGCATGTAATGAGTCATATGTTAGGGCCCAAGTATATAGATGAGGGG ACCTATGTCACTGTGTCTAGGGAATTCTTGGAGTCTGTTGAAAAGAATGTTCATGATCAGCGTCCTGCTTGGCGAATTAATGCTGCAGAAGTTGATACCTCGTGTGATTCTGCATTTCTTATTTCTGATCATTCAGTTTTCACTG GTACTCCTAGAGGGGACTTCTGTGTTGCAGTAGAAATAAAG CCGAAGTGTGGATTTCTCCCATCTTCAGAATTCATAACCAAGGCAAATGCTATTAAGAAGTCTGTAACACGATTTAGGATGCATCAGTTTCTGAAACTTCATCAGGGAGAG ATATCAAACATAAGTGAATATAACCCACTTGATCTGTTCTCTGGATCAAAAGACAGAATATATCAGGCCATTACAACACTATTTGCAACTCCTCAGAACAACTTCCGTATATTCTTGAATGGCTCTCTCATTTTTGGAGGCTTGGGAGGTGGCATGGACAGTGCAGCTGTTCGGTCTCATGAAGAAAACACGGCTATCAAAGATCTGATCAAGGTCAGTGGCCTACAGTTACCAGGCTTCCTCGAACTCGTTGCAGAGGCGATTTTCAGTTCTGGAGTACTAGATAAGCTTCTAGCAACTCAAAAGCTTGATGTTCTTGACATAGAAGGTGCCATTCATGCATACTACAACATTATATCTCAGCCTTGCATGGTGTGCAAAAATTTAGGTGATCCAGAACTCTTGGATCAGTATTCCTTGCTACATTCTTTTCCTCTTGATAAAAGCCTGAAAATTTTAAGAGATTATCTAATAGCTGCTACAGCAAAAGATTGTAGTCTGATGATCAGCTTTAGACCTGTACAAGGCGGAAGTGCAGCATCTGGTTATAATTCCATATTTCTTGAATCATCTAATCAAAACTTTGAATACAAG GCATACTTCATTGACTTGGATATGAAACCTCTggagaagatggttcattactaTGAGTTAGATCAGAAGATCGTGATCTTCTATATGAAGAGTAAGGACCTGGGAGGAAGTCTGTGTGATTCAATAACTCAAG gtgacatcatgcgtcgcaggggacgatatgctggtgtgcagttccagttttcacagacagaggccggtacgtcttcttcaacacagcagcctgaggccagttcagctgcacagcattctgagtcctgtccttcatcatcagcacagcacgatcctc
- the LOC105058765 gene encoding inositol-pentakisphosphate 2-kinase IPK1 isoform X2 — protein MAMLLRAEDAKDWIYKGEGAANIVLSYRGSSLFLLGKVLRIQKVPKGSTKSVNGCAVLSRHEKLLWGDVEELVESKSKDIAQQNYIKHVMSHMLGPKYIDEGTYVTVSREFLESVEKNVHDQRPAWRINAAEVDTSCDSAFLISDHSVFTGTPRGDFCVAVEIKPKCGFLPSSEFITKANAIKKSVTRFRMHQFLKLHQGEISNISEYNPLDLFSGSKDRIYQAITTLFATPQNNFRIFLNGSLIFGGLGGGMDSAAVRSHEENTAIKDLIKVSGLQLPGFLELVAEAIFSSGVLDKLLATQKLDVLDIEGAIHAYYNIISQPCMVCKNLAATAKDCSLMISFRPVQGGSAASGYNSIFLESSNQNFEYKAYFIDLDMKPLEKMVHYYELDQKIVIFYMKSKDLGGSLCDSITQGDIMRRRGRYAGVQFQFSQTEAGTSSSTQQPEASSAAQHSESCPSSSAQHDPPVHQSDDEIHMQDGSGRVRPRRGPTVVRDVW, from the exons ATGGCAATGCTACTAAGAGCTGAAGACGCAAAGGACTGGATTTATAAAGGAGAAGGAGCTGCCAATATCGTCCTGAGCTATCGTGGTTCCTctctcttcttg CTTGGAAAAGTATTACGGATACAGAAGGTTCCAAAAGGCTCAACAAAATCTGTGAATGGATGTGCAGTCCTATCTAGGCATGAAAAACTTCTTTGGGGAGATGTTGAAGAACTTGTAGAATCCAAATCAAAAGATATTGCTCAGCAAAATTATATCAAGCATGTAATGAGTCATATGTTAGGGCCCAAGTATATAGATGAGGGG ACCTATGTCACTGTGTCTAGGGAATTCTTGGAGTCTGTTGAAAAGAATGTTCATGATCAGCGTCCTGCTTGGCGAATTAATGCTGCAGAAGTTGATACCTCGTGTGATTCTGCATTTCTTATTTCTGATCATTCAGTTTTCACTG GTACTCCTAGAGGGGACTTCTGTGTTGCAGTAGAAATAAAG CCGAAGTGTGGATTTCTCCCATCTTCAGAATTCATAACCAAGGCAAATGCTATTAAGAAGTCTGTAACACGATTTAGGATGCATCAGTTTCTGAAACTTCATCAGGGAGAG ATATCAAACATAAGTGAATATAACCCACTTGATCTGTTCTCTGGATCAAAAGACAGAATATATCAGGCCATTACAACACTATTTGCAACTCCTCAGAACAACTTCCGTATATTCTTGAATGGCTCTCTCATTTTTGGAGGCTTGGGAGGTGGCATGGACAGTGCAGCTGTTCGGTCTCATGAAGAAAACACGGCTATCAAAGATCTGATCAAGGTCAGTGGCCTACAGTTACCAGGCTTCCTCGAACTCGTTGCAGAGGCGATTTTCAGTTCTGGAGTACTAGATAAGCTTCTAGCAACTCAAAAGCTTGATGTTCTTGACATAGAAGGTGCCATTCATGCATACTACAACATTATATCTCAGCCTTGCATGGTGTGCAAAAATTTAG CTGCTACAGCAAAAGATTGTAGTCTGATGATCAGCTTTAGACCTGTACAAGGCGGAAGTGCAGCATCTGGTTATAATTCCATATTTCTTGAATCATCTAATCAAAACTTTGAATACAAG GCATACTTCATTGACTTGGATATGAAACCTCTggagaagatggttcattactaTGAGTTAGATCAGAAGATCGTGATCTTCTATATGAAGAGTAAGGACCTGGGAGGAAGTCTGTGTGATTCAATAACTCAAG gtgacatcatgcgtcgcaggggacgatatgctggtgtgcagttccagttttcacagacagaggccggtacgtcttcttcaacacagcagcctgaggccagttcagctgcacagcattctgagtcctgtccttcatcatcagcacagcacgatcctc
- the LOC105058765 gene encoding inositol-pentakisphosphate 2-kinase IPK1 isoform X5 — MAMLLRAEDAKDWIYKGEGAANIVLSYRGSSLFLLGKVLRIQKVPKGSTKSVNGCAVLSRHEKLLWGDVEELVESKSKDIAQQNYIKHVMSHMLGPKYIDEGTYVTVSREFLESVEKNVHDQRPAWRINAAEVDTSCDSAFLISDHSVFTGTPRGDFCVAVEIKPKCGFLPSSEFITKANAIKKSVTRFRMHQFLKLHQGEISNISEYNPLDLFSGSKDRIYQAITTLFATPQNNFRIFLNGSLIFGGLGGGMDSAAVRSHEENTAIKDLIKVSGLQLPGFLELVAEAIFSSGVLDKLLATQKLDVLDIEGAIHAYYNIISQPCMVCKNLGDPELLDQYSLLHSFPLDKSLKILRDYLIAATAKDCSLMISFRPVQGGSAASGYNSIFLESSNQNFEYKAYFIDLDMKPLEKMVHYYELDQKIVIFYMKSKDLGGSLCDSITQGTKDRKIQYHQ; from the exons ATGGCAATGCTACTAAGAGCTGAAGACGCAAAGGACTGGATTTATAAAGGAGAAGGAGCTGCCAATATCGTCCTGAGCTATCGTGGTTCCTctctcttcttg CTTGGAAAAGTATTACGGATACAGAAGGTTCCAAAAGGCTCAACAAAATCTGTGAATGGATGTGCAGTCCTATCTAGGCATGAAAAACTTCTTTGGGGAGATGTTGAAGAACTTGTAGAATCCAAATCAAAAGATATTGCTCAGCAAAATTATATCAAGCATGTAATGAGTCATATGTTAGGGCCCAAGTATATAGATGAGGGG ACCTATGTCACTGTGTCTAGGGAATTCTTGGAGTCTGTTGAAAAGAATGTTCATGATCAGCGTCCTGCTTGGCGAATTAATGCTGCAGAAGTTGATACCTCGTGTGATTCTGCATTTCTTATTTCTGATCATTCAGTTTTCACTG GTACTCCTAGAGGGGACTTCTGTGTTGCAGTAGAAATAAAG CCGAAGTGTGGATTTCTCCCATCTTCAGAATTCATAACCAAGGCAAATGCTATTAAGAAGTCTGTAACACGATTTAGGATGCATCAGTTTCTGAAACTTCATCAGGGAGAG ATATCAAACATAAGTGAATATAACCCACTTGATCTGTTCTCTGGATCAAAAGACAGAATATATCAGGCCATTACAACACTATTTGCAACTCCTCAGAACAACTTCCGTATATTCTTGAATGGCTCTCTCATTTTTGGAGGCTTGGGAGGTGGCATGGACAGTGCAGCTGTTCGGTCTCATGAAGAAAACACGGCTATCAAAGATCTGATCAAGGTCAGTGGCCTACAGTTACCAGGCTTCCTCGAACTCGTTGCAGAGGCGATTTTCAGTTCTGGAGTACTAGATAAGCTTCTAGCAACTCAAAAGCTTGATGTTCTTGACATAGAAGGTGCCATTCATGCATACTACAACATTATATCTCAGCCTTGCATGGTGTGCAAAAATTTAGGTGATCCAGAACTCTTGGATCAGTATTCCTTGCTACATTCTTTTCCTCTTGATAAAAGCCTGAAAATTTTAAGAGATTATCTAATAGCTGCTACAGCAAAAGATTGTAGTCTGATGATCAGCTTTAGACCTGTACAAGGCGGAAGTGCAGCATCTGGTTATAATTCCATATTTCTTGAATCATCTAATCAAAACTTTGAATACAAG GCATACTTCATTGACTTGGATATGAAACCTCTggagaagatggttcattactaTGAGTTAGATCAGAAGATCGTGATCTTCTATATGAAGAGTAAGGACCTGGGAGGAAGTCTGTGTGATTCAATAACTCAAGGTACCAAGGACAGGAAGATTCAATATCATCAATGA
- the LOC105058765 gene encoding inositol-pentakisphosphate 2-kinase IPK1 isoform X6, with the protein MAMLLRAEDAKDWIYKGEGAANIVLSYRGSSLFLLGKVLRIQKVPKGSTKSVNGCAVLSRHEKLLWGDVEELVESKSKDIAQQNYIKHVMSHMLGPKYIDEGTYVTVSREFLESVEKNVHDQRPAWRINAAEVDTSCDSAFLISDHSVFTGTPRGDFCVAVEIKPKCGFLPSSEFITKANAIKKSVTRFRMHQFLKLHQGEISNISEYNPLDLFSGSKDRIYQAITTLFATPQNNFRIFLNGSLIFGGLGGGMDSAAVRSHEENTAIKDLIKVSGLQLPGFLELVAEAIFSSGVLDKLLATQKLDVLDIEGAIHAYYNIISQPCMVCKNLGDPELLDQYSLLHSFPLDKSLKILRDYLIAATAKDCSLMISFRPVQGGSAASGYNSIFLESSNQNFEYKAYFIDLDMKPLEKMVHYYELDQKIVIFYMKSKDLGGSLCDSITQEN; encoded by the exons ATGGCAATGCTACTAAGAGCTGAAGACGCAAAGGACTGGATTTATAAAGGAGAAGGAGCTGCCAATATCGTCCTGAGCTATCGTGGTTCCTctctcttcttg CTTGGAAAAGTATTACGGATACAGAAGGTTCCAAAAGGCTCAACAAAATCTGTGAATGGATGTGCAGTCCTATCTAGGCATGAAAAACTTCTTTGGGGAGATGTTGAAGAACTTGTAGAATCCAAATCAAAAGATATTGCTCAGCAAAATTATATCAAGCATGTAATGAGTCATATGTTAGGGCCCAAGTATATAGATGAGGGG ACCTATGTCACTGTGTCTAGGGAATTCTTGGAGTCTGTTGAAAAGAATGTTCATGATCAGCGTCCTGCTTGGCGAATTAATGCTGCAGAAGTTGATACCTCGTGTGATTCTGCATTTCTTATTTCTGATCATTCAGTTTTCACTG GTACTCCTAGAGGGGACTTCTGTGTTGCAGTAGAAATAAAG CCGAAGTGTGGATTTCTCCCATCTTCAGAATTCATAACCAAGGCAAATGCTATTAAGAAGTCTGTAACACGATTTAGGATGCATCAGTTTCTGAAACTTCATCAGGGAGAG ATATCAAACATAAGTGAATATAACCCACTTGATCTGTTCTCTGGATCAAAAGACAGAATATATCAGGCCATTACAACACTATTTGCAACTCCTCAGAACAACTTCCGTATATTCTTGAATGGCTCTCTCATTTTTGGAGGCTTGGGAGGTGGCATGGACAGTGCAGCTGTTCGGTCTCATGAAGAAAACACGGCTATCAAAGATCTGATCAAGGTCAGTGGCCTACAGTTACCAGGCTTCCTCGAACTCGTTGCAGAGGCGATTTTCAGTTCTGGAGTACTAGATAAGCTTCTAGCAACTCAAAAGCTTGATGTTCTTGACATAGAAGGTGCCATTCATGCATACTACAACATTATATCTCAGCCTTGCATGGTGTGCAAAAATTTAGGTGATCCAGAACTCTTGGATCAGTATTCCTTGCTACATTCTTTTCCTCTTGATAAAAGCCTGAAAATTTTAAGAGATTATCTAATAGCTGCTACAGCAAAAGATTGTAGTCTGATGATCAGCTTTAGACCTGTACAAGGCGGAAGTGCAGCATCTGGTTATAATTCCATATTTCTTGAATCATCTAATCAAAACTTTGAATACAAG GCATACTTCATTGACTTGGATATGAAACCTCTggagaagatggttcattactaTGAGTTAGATCAGAAGATCGTGATCTTCTATATGAAGAGTAAGGACCTGGGAGGAAGTCTGTGTGATTCAATAACTCAAG
- the LOC105058765 gene encoding inositol-pentakisphosphate 2-kinase IPK1 isoform X3, whose protein sequence is MAMLLRAEDAKDWIYKGEGAANIVLSYRGSSLFLLGKVLRIQKVPKGSTKSVNGCAVLSRHEKLLWGDVEELVESKSKDIAQQNYIKHVMSHMLGPKYIDEGTYVTVSREFLESVEKNVHDQRPAWRINAAEVDTSCDSAFLISDHSVFTGTPRGDFCVAVEIKPKCGFLPSSEFITKANAIKKSVTRFRMHQFLKLHQGEISNISEYNPLDLFSGSKDRIYQAITTLFATPQNNFRIFLNGSLIFGGLGGGMDSAAVRSHEENTAIKDLIKVSGLQLPGFLELVAEAIFSSGVLDKLLATQKLDVLDIEGAIHAYYNIISQPCMVCKNLGDPELLDQYSLLHSFPLDKSLKILRDYLIAATAKDCSLMISFRPVQGGSAASGYNSIFLESSNQNFEYKAYFIDLDMKPLEKMVHYYELDQKIVIFYMKSKDLGGSLCDSITQGELAADADLLDKLASLADSSVT, encoded by the exons ATGGCAATGCTACTAAGAGCTGAAGACGCAAAGGACTGGATTTATAAAGGAGAAGGAGCTGCCAATATCGTCCTGAGCTATCGTGGTTCCTctctcttcttg CTTGGAAAAGTATTACGGATACAGAAGGTTCCAAAAGGCTCAACAAAATCTGTGAATGGATGTGCAGTCCTATCTAGGCATGAAAAACTTCTTTGGGGAGATGTTGAAGAACTTGTAGAATCCAAATCAAAAGATATTGCTCAGCAAAATTATATCAAGCATGTAATGAGTCATATGTTAGGGCCCAAGTATATAGATGAGGGG ACCTATGTCACTGTGTCTAGGGAATTCTTGGAGTCTGTTGAAAAGAATGTTCATGATCAGCGTCCTGCTTGGCGAATTAATGCTGCAGAAGTTGATACCTCGTGTGATTCTGCATTTCTTATTTCTGATCATTCAGTTTTCACTG GTACTCCTAGAGGGGACTTCTGTGTTGCAGTAGAAATAAAG CCGAAGTGTGGATTTCTCCCATCTTCAGAATTCATAACCAAGGCAAATGCTATTAAGAAGTCTGTAACACGATTTAGGATGCATCAGTTTCTGAAACTTCATCAGGGAGAG ATATCAAACATAAGTGAATATAACCCACTTGATCTGTTCTCTGGATCAAAAGACAGAATATATCAGGCCATTACAACACTATTTGCAACTCCTCAGAACAACTTCCGTATATTCTTGAATGGCTCTCTCATTTTTGGAGGCTTGGGAGGTGGCATGGACAGTGCAGCTGTTCGGTCTCATGAAGAAAACACGGCTATCAAAGATCTGATCAAGGTCAGTGGCCTACAGTTACCAGGCTTCCTCGAACTCGTTGCAGAGGCGATTTTCAGTTCTGGAGTACTAGATAAGCTTCTAGCAACTCAAAAGCTTGATGTTCTTGACATAGAAGGTGCCATTCATGCATACTACAACATTATATCTCAGCCTTGCATGGTGTGCAAAAATTTAGGTGATCCAGAACTCTTGGATCAGTATTCCTTGCTACATTCTTTTCCTCTTGATAAAAGCCTGAAAATTTTAAGAGATTATCTAATAGCTGCTACAGCAAAAGATTGTAGTCTGATGATCAGCTTTAGACCTGTACAAGGCGGAAGTGCAGCATCTGGTTATAATTCCATATTTCTTGAATCATCTAATCAAAACTTTGAATACAAG GCATACTTCATTGACTTGGATATGAAACCTCTggagaagatggttcattactaTGAGTTAGATCAGAAGATCGTGATCTTCTATATGAAGAGTAAGGACCTGGGAGGAAGTCTGTGTGATTCAATAACTCAAG GTGAATTGGCTGCTGATGCTGATTTATTGGACAAACTAGCAAGTTTAGCAGACTCAAGTGTCACATAA
- the LOC105058765 gene encoding inositol-pentakisphosphate 2-kinase IPK1 isoform X4, producing the protein MAMLLRAEDAKDWIYKGEGAANIVLSYRGSSLFLTYVTVSREFLESVEKNVHDQRPAWRINAAEVDTSCDSAFLISDHSVFTGTPRGDFCVAVEIKPKCGFLPSSEFITKANAIKKSVTRFRMHQFLKLHQGEISNISEYNPLDLFSGSKDRIYQAITTLFATPQNNFRIFLNGSLIFGGLGGGMDSAAVRSHEENTAIKDLIKVSGLQLPGFLELVAEAIFSSGVLDKLLATQKLDVLDIEGAIHAYYNIISQPCMVCKNLGDPELLDQYSLLHSFPLDKSLKILRDYLIAATAKDCSLMISFRPVQGGSAASGYNSIFLESSNQNFEYKAYFIDLDMKPLEKMVHYYELDQKIVIFYMKSKDLGGSLCDSITQGDIMRRRGRYAGVQFQFSQTEAGTSSSTQQPEASSAAQHSESCPSSSAQHDPPVHQSDDEIHMQDGSGRVRPRRGPTVVRDVW; encoded by the exons ATGGCAATGCTACTAAGAGCTGAAGACGCAAAGGACTGGATTTATAAAGGAGAAGGAGCTGCCAATATCGTCCTGAGCTATCGTGGTTCCTctctcttcttg ACCTATGTCACTGTGTCTAGGGAATTCTTGGAGTCTGTTGAAAAGAATGTTCATGATCAGCGTCCTGCTTGGCGAATTAATGCTGCAGAAGTTGATACCTCGTGTGATTCTGCATTTCTTATTTCTGATCATTCAGTTTTCACTG GTACTCCTAGAGGGGACTTCTGTGTTGCAGTAGAAATAAAG CCGAAGTGTGGATTTCTCCCATCTTCAGAATTCATAACCAAGGCAAATGCTATTAAGAAGTCTGTAACACGATTTAGGATGCATCAGTTTCTGAAACTTCATCAGGGAGAG ATATCAAACATAAGTGAATATAACCCACTTGATCTGTTCTCTGGATCAAAAGACAGAATATATCAGGCCATTACAACACTATTTGCAACTCCTCAGAACAACTTCCGTATATTCTTGAATGGCTCTCTCATTTTTGGAGGCTTGGGAGGTGGCATGGACAGTGCAGCTGTTCGGTCTCATGAAGAAAACACGGCTATCAAAGATCTGATCAAGGTCAGTGGCCTACAGTTACCAGGCTTCCTCGAACTCGTTGCAGAGGCGATTTTCAGTTCTGGAGTACTAGATAAGCTTCTAGCAACTCAAAAGCTTGATGTTCTTGACATAGAAGGTGCCATTCATGCATACTACAACATTATATCTCAGCCTTGCATGGTGTGCAAAAATTTAGGTGATCCAGAACTCTTGGATCAGTATTCCTTGCTACATTCTTTTCCTCTTGATAAAAGCCTGAAAATTTTAAGAGATTATCTAATAGCTGCTACAGCAAAAGATTGTAGTCTGATGATCAGCTTTAGACCTGTACAAGGCGGAAGTGCAGCATCTGGTTATAATTCCATATTTCTTGAATCATCTAATCAAAACTTTGAATACAAG GCATACTTCATTGACTTGGATATGAAACCTCTggagaagatggttcattactaTGAGTTAGATCAGAAGATCGTGATCTTCTATATGAAGAGTAAGGACCTGGGAGGAAGTCTGTGTGATTCAATAACTCAAG gtgacatcatgcgtcgcaggggacgatatgctggtgtgcagttccagttttcacagacagaggccggtacgtcttcttcaacacagcagcctgaggccagttcagctgcacagcattctgagtcctgtccttcatcatcagcacagcacgatcctc